From Nocardioides daedukensis, the proteins below share one genomic window:
- a CDS encoding flagellar basal body rod protein FlgB: MSLSVSDAVGSILHAAVEGVSVRQNVIADNIANVDTPGYIATSVDFESSLRNAIADGNLSEVGIERTATDTPVGANGNNVDLRKETLAAVQSQFQYQVLTRAITDHHNLVKIAAGAM; the protein is encoded by the coding sequence ATGTCCCTTTCCGTCTCAGACGCGGTCGGCAGCATCCTGCACGCCGCCGTCGAGGGCGTCTCGGTGCGCCAGAACGTCATCGCTGACAACATCGCCAACGTCGACACCCCCGGCTACATCGCGACCAGCGTCGACTTCGAGTCCTCGCTGCGCAACGCGATCGCTGACGGAAACCTCAGCGAGGTCGGCATCGAGCGCACCGCCACCGACACCCCGGTCGGCGCGAACGGCAACAACGTCGACCTGCGCAAGGAGACGCTGGCCGCGGTCCAGTCGCAGTTCCAGTACCAGGTGCTCACCCGCGCGATCACCGACCACCACAACCTCGTGAAGATCGCCGCAGGGGCCATGTGA
- the fliF gene encoding flagellar basal-body MS-ring/collar protein FliF → MKQNMTAALNRWKNTFGDFSTAQKAIVLIGAGALLLGGFMVFRWAATPSYAPLYGNLASADASAVVDELEANGVKYKITNNGSTIMVPKDDVHATRISLSGKGLPTSSDKGGYELLDDQSFTTGEFKEQTDFKRAMEGELSNTIEAMDGVNTAVVHLALPAKKVFADEQDPATASILVKTRPGSTLNPEQVQAIVHLVASSIDGLDPAKVTVADASGKVLTTPDGVDGAASTQMQQVNEFQTRMRDQVQATLDRVLGPGKSTVQVTADLDFDKARSETRTYTSDPDQAPLAESTQTETYTGAQPDGGDTGVVGPDGQMDGAAGADGESSYDKRSTTRDNAVNSTTEFRETAPGGVQKLHVGIMIDNGGAVKFDTNEISDWVAAATGIDEQRGDTVRVSAMPFDTSTQDALAKELEQAAAADAAAKRNAMLRDGALILAVLLLVGFAFWRERRRSKERALATSYVVEQLRGDALNAPAAPEVEPATALLALEESNESERLQNELIDLVERQPEDVAALLRGWLVDRP, encoded by the coding sequence ATGAAGCAGAACATGACGGCGGCGCTGAACCGCTGGAAGAACACCTTCGGCGACTTCTCCACCGCCCAGAAGGCGATCGTGCTGATCGGCGCCGGCGCCCTGCTGCTCGGCGGGTTCATGGTCTTCCGTTGGGCCGCCACCCCGAGCTATGCCCCGCTCTACGGCAACCTCGCCTCGGCCGACGCCTCGGCAGTGGTCGACGAGCTCGAGGCCAACGGGGTGAAGTACAAGATCACCAACAACGGCTCGACGATCATGGTCCCGAAGGACGACGTACATGCCACCCGGATCTCCCTGTCCGGCAAGGGCCTGCCGACCTCCAGCGACAAGGGCGGCTATGAGCTGCTCGATGACCAGAGCTTCACCACCGGTGAGTTCAAGGAGCAGACCGACTTCAAGCGGGCGATGGAGGGCGAGCTCTCCAACACCATCGAGGCGATGGACGGCGTGAACACGGCAGTCGTCCACCTGGCCCTGCCCGCCAAGAAGGTCTTCGCCGACGAGCAGGACCCGGCCACCGCCTCGATCCTGGTCAAGACCCGCCCCGGTTCGACCCTCAATCCCGAGCAGGTGCAGGCGATCGTCCACCTGGTCGCCTCCTCCATCGACGGCCTCGACCCGGCCAAGGTGACCGTCGCCGACGCCAGCGGCAAGGTGCTGACCACCCCCGACGGTGTCGACGGAGCCGCCAGCACCCAGATGCAGCAGGTCAACGAGTTCCAGACCCGGATGCGCGACCAGGTCCAGGCCACCCTGGACCGCGTCCTCGGCCCCGGCAAGTCCACCGTCCAGGTCACCGCCGACCTCGACTTCGACAAGGCCCGCAGCGAGACCCGCACCTATACCTCCGACCCCGACCAGGCTCCCCTGGCGGAGTCCACCCAGACCGAGACCTACACCGGCGCCCAGCCCGACGGTGGCGACACCGGCGTGGTCGGTCCCGACGGCCAGATGGACGGCGCCGCCGGTGCCGACGGCGAGTCCAGCTATGACAAGCGCAGCACCACCCGCGACAACGCGGTGAACAGCACGACCGAGTTCCGCGAGACCGCGCCGGGTGGCGTGCAGAAGCTGCACGTCGGCATCATGATCGACAACGGCGGAGCGGTGAAGTTCGACACCAACGAGATCAGTGACTGGGTCGCCGCCGCGACCGGCATCGACGAGCAGCGCGGCGACACCGTCCGGGTCTCCGCGATGCCCTTCGACACCAGCACCCAGGATGCACTGGCCAAGGAGCTCGAGCAGGCCGCCGCGGCCGATGCGGCTGCCAAGCGCAACGCCATGCTCCGCGACGGCGCCCTGATCCTGGCCGTCCTGCTCCTGGTCGGGTTCGCGTTCTGGCGCGAGCGTCGCCGCAGCAAGGAGCGAGCGCTCGCCACGTCATACGTCGTCGAGCAGCTGCGCGGCGATGCCCTCAACGCCCCGGCAGCACCCGAGGTGGAGCCGGCCACGGCACTGCTCGCCCTCGAGGAGTCGAATGAGTCCGAGCGACTCCAGAACGAGTTGATCGACCTGGTCGAGCGGCAGCCCGAGGACGTCGCCGCACTGCTCCGCGGATGGCTGGTGGATCGGCCGTGA
- a CDS encoding flagellar FliJ family protein, whose product MIPGGTEAGMRAVARVRGVREKDSRLGLQQALAEAQSLQGRADAVRRQLAAGGAFEAGPGAEFAERRRVLESLGDELRSAEAAAESARNVAVAARAAWQQDKTRLSAVEMLLERRAETRRAERARREAHELDDIAGQLHQRHAVVARAARAEVAPARPGGIEEAS is encoded by the coding sequence ATGATCCCCGGCGGCACCGAGGCCGGGATGCGGGCCGTGGCACGCGTGCGTGGCGTGCGTGAGAAGGACAGCCGGCTGGGACTCCAGCAGGCCCTCGCCGAGGCGCAGTCGCTGCAGGGCAGGGCGGATGCGGTACGACGCCAGCTCGCCGCGGGCGGGGCCTTCGAGGCCGGCCCGGGCGCCGAGTTCGCGGAGCGCCGGCGGGTGCTGGAGAGCCTCGGGGACGAGCTGCGCTCTGCCGAGGCCGCGGCCGAGTCGGCCCGCAACGTCGCCGTCGCCGCGCGCGCCGCATGGCAACAGGACAAGACCCGGCTCTCCGCAGTCGAGATGCTGCTCGAGCGCCGGGCCGAGACCCGGCGCGCCGAGCGGGCCCGCCGCGAGGCGCACGAGCTGGACGACATCGCCGGGCAGCTGCACCAGCGGCACGCGGTGGTCGCCCGCGCGGCGCGAGCCGAGGTGGCGCCCGCGCGGCCCGGTGGCATCGAGGAGGCGTCATGA
- the fliE gene encoding flagellar hook-basal body complex protein FliE, with translation MSIGGIEALGGAGFTPYVAPQVGATGAPAQVNGSTNVGGSFSDMVLDGIDRLEGVQDKADGLAVRAASGDLDNIHDYTIAASEAQVATQLTVALRNKAVEAFTEIMRMQV, from the coding sequence ATGAGCATCGGCGGCATCGAGGCACTCGGCGGCGCTGGATTCACGCCGTACGTCGCCCCGCAGGTCGGCGCCACCGGCGCCCCGGCGCAGGTCAACGGCAGCACCAATGTCGGCGGCTCGTTCTCCGACATGGTGCTCGACGGGATCGACCGGCTCGAGGGCGTCCAGGACAAGGCCGACGGGCTCGCGGTCCGGGCAGCCTCCGGCGATCTGGACAACATCCACGACTACACGATCGCGGCAAGTGAGGCCCAGGTGGCCACGCAGCTCACCGTCGCCCTGCGCAACAAGGCCGTCGAGGCGTTCACCGAGATCATGCGGATGCAGGTGTGA
- a CDS encoding CheR family methyltransferase produces the protein MPISSSSFAQIAALTRRETAMLYEPGKEYLVEARLLPLARAAGCADVDAYVSLVLRDPAHQQDAIDALTINETSWFRDNAPYQAFTDTMLPALLAARAHTRHLRIWSAACSSGQEAYSLAMLLDQHLPSGWTAQITATDISTAMLERVRTGRYGMVEMNRGLPATLLVKHFTRVGSEWEIAENLRNMVEVRHLNLAAPFPVLPSFDIVFLRNVLIYFDLDSKRDILSRMHQVTAPDGYLLLGSTETTLDMETHWERESAGRVQLHRPSGHAPAGASTYRVAAAPRPQQTVLTGA, from the coding sequence GTGCCCATCTCCAGCTCGAGCTTCGCCCAGATCGCAGCGTTGACCCGCCGCGAAACGGCGATGCTCTATGAACCCGGCAAGGAATATCTTGTCGAGGCGCGACTCCTCCCGCTCGCCCGCGCGGCGGGCTGCGCCGACGTCGACGCCTATGTCTCCCTGGTGCTCCGCGACCCGGCCCACCAGCAGGACGCCATCGACGCGCTCACCATCAACGAGACGTCGTGGTTCCGCGACAACGCCCCCTACCAGGCCTTCACCGACACGATGTTGCCCGCGCTGCTCGCCGCACGCGCACACACCCGCCACCTGAGGATCTGGTCCGCCGCCTGCTCGAGTGGCCAGGAGGCCTACAGCCTCGCCATGCTGCTGGACCAGCACCTGCCGAGCGGCTGGACGGCGCAGATCACCGCGACCGACATCTCCACCGCAATGCTCGAGCGAGTCCGCACCGGAAGGTACGGCATGGTCGAGATGAACCGCGGCCTGCCCGCCACCCTGCTGGTCAAGCACTTCACCCGGGTCGGCTCCGAGTGGGAGATCGCCGAGAACCTGCGCAACATGGTCGAGGTCAGGCACCTGAACCTCGCCGCGCCGTTCCCCGTCCTGCCGAGCTTCGACATCGTCTTCCTGCGCAACGTGCTGATCTACTTCGACCTCGACAGCAAGCGCGACATCCTGTCCCGGATGCACCAGGTCACCGCCCCGGACGGCTATCTGCTGCTCGGCTCCACGGAGACCACCTTGGACATGGAGACGCACTGGGAGCGCGAGAGCGCCGGTCGGGTTCAGCTGCACCGACCCTCCGGCCACGCGCCAGCCGGCGCATCCACTTACCGTGTGGCTGCTGCACCTCGGCCACAACAGACCGTCCTGACAGGGGCCTGA
- a CDS encoding response regulator: MHALIIDDSRTMRIILNRILTGLGFSTAEAGNGQEALDAIAHGPVPDLCLIDWNMPVMDGYTFVTRVRANAEHRNITLMMVTTESSHGHLVKALAAGAHEYVIKPFTAEAITEKLELLGLVRNGALA; this comes from the coding sequence ATGCATGCGCTGATCATTGACGACTCCCGCACCATGCGGATCATCCTGAACCGGATCCTCACCGGTCTCGGCTTCAGCACCGCCGAGGCCGGCAACGGCCAGGAGGCGCTCGACGCGATCGCGCATGGGCCGGTGCCCGACCTGTGCCTGATCGACTGGAACATGCCGGTGATGGACGGCTACACGTTCGTCACCCGCGTCCGCGCCAACGCCGAGCATCGCAACATCACCCTGATGATGGTGACCACCGAGAGCTCGCACGGGCACCTGGTCAAGGCTCTCGCGGCAGGCGCCCATGAATATGTGATCAAGCCGTTCACGGCAGAGGCGATCACCGAGAAGCTCGAGCTGCTCGGCCTGGTGCGCAACGGGGCCCTGGCATGA
- a CDS encoding chemotaxis protein CheX yields the protein MHPTTHPAIHVAPGAGDVMAMVNEVWSTFVDAAPLFPTSPIEADRSRSAQVRVTGAWSGMVTLEVSEVAARAVTRHMLAMSEITPEDVTDAIGELVNMIGGNVKSLMPEPSILSLPMVAAGHIAVPSEATEVTRLDLLWHDEPLILRIHSLENDTRSTP from the coding sequence ATGCACCCAACCACGCACCCGGCCATCCACGTCGCGCCCGGTGCGGGTGACGTGATGGCGATGGTCAACGAGGTCTGGTCGACGTTCGTCGACGCCGCGCCGCTGTTTCCCACCTCACCCATCGAGGCCGACCGGTCCCGGTCCGCCCAGGTGCGGGTCACCGGCGCCTGGTCGGGGATGGTCACCCTCGAGGTCTCCGAGGTCGCCGCCCGGGCGGTCACCCGGCACATGCTGGCGATGAGCGAGATCACCCCCGAGGACGTCACGGACGCGATCGGCGAGCTGGTCAACATGATCGGCGGCAATGTGAAGAGCCTGATGCCCGAGCCGAGCATCCTGTCCCTGCCAATGGTCGCGGCCGGACACATCGCGGTTCCCAGCGAAGCCACCGAGGTCACCCGCCTCGACCTGCTCTGGCACGACGAACCCCTCATCCTGCGCATCCACTCCCTCGAGAACGACACCAGGAGCACCCCGTGA
- a CDS encoding FliI/YscN family ATPase, which produces MSVLTAAVREQALAVAAPLHLGRVAEVIGLQLRVTGLRAAIGDLVEIDGSVLAEVAAGTPDGLVCLPLAQTAGLRVGATVRHTGGPLTVGVGEELLGRVLDGLGRVADGGAPLAHLPRVSVQNSAPAAMSRPRIDTQLGLGVRALDALVPVGRGQRLGIMAGSGVGKSSLLSMIARGTDAEVSVIALVGERGREVREFIENDLGPEGLARSVVVVATSDAPPVERLRAAFVATRIAEFFRDAGREVVLMMDSLTRIAMAQREIGLSAGEPPATRGYPPSVFALMPQLLERAGTSPEGSITGLYTVLVEGDDMQDPIGDTARSILDGHIVLSRRLATSGHFPSIDVLESISRVTSAVTSPEQRGDATALRRMLAAHRDVRELVEIGAYVSGADADADLALARMPQINAFLQQTMDDSTPVTETWQRLNGLVAR; this is translated from the coding sequence ATGAGCGTCCTGACCGCTGCCGTGCGTGAGCAGGCCCTCGCGGTAGCGGCTCCCCTGCACCTGGGTCGAGTGGCGGAGGTGATCGGCCTGCAGCTGCGGGTCACCGGCCTGCGTGCGGCGATCGGCGACCTGGTCGAGATCGACGGCTCGGTGCTGGCCGAGGTCGCTGCCGGCACCCCCGACGGCCTGGTCTGCCTGCCGCTGGCACAGACCGCCGGCCTCCGTGTCGGCGCCACCGTGCGGCACACCGGCGGCCCGTTGACCGTCGGCGTCGGCGAGGAACTCCTCGGCCGGGTGCTCGACGGTCTGGGACGCGTCGCCGACGGAGGCGCGCCCCTCGCCCACCTACCCCGGGTCAGCGTGCAGAACTCCGCACCCGCAGCGATGTCGCGCCCTCGCATCGACACCCAGCTGGGCCTCGGCGTCCGCGCCCTCGACGCCCTGGTTCCGGTCGGTCGTGGCCAGCGCCTCGGCATCATGGCCGGCTCCGGCGTCGGCAAGTCCAGCCTGCTGTCGATGATCGCCCGCGGCACCGACGCGGAGGTCTCGGTGATCGCGCTGGTCGGCGAGCGTGGCCGCGAGGTGCGCGAGTTCATCGAGAACGACCTCGGCCCCGAGGGCCTGGCCCGCTCGGTCGTCGTGGTCGCCACCTCCGACGCCCCGCCGGTCGAACGACTTCGTGCCGCGTTCGTCGCCACCAGGATCGCCGAGTTCTTCCGCGACGCCGGGCGCGAGGTGGTTCTGATGATGGACAGCCTCACCCGGATCGCGATGGCCCAGCGCGAGATCGGCCTCTCGGCCGGGGAGCCGCCGGCCACCCGCGGTTATCCGCCGAGCGTCTTCGCCCTGATGCCGCAGCTTCTGGAACGCGCCGGCACCAGCCCGGAGGGCAGCATCACCGGGCTCTACACCGTGCTGGTCGAGGGCGACGACATGCAGGACCCGATCGGTGACACCGCCCGCTCGATCCTGGACGGCCACATCGTGCTGTCTCGTCGACTCGCCACGTCGGGGCACTTCCCCAGCATCGACGTGCTCGAGTCGATCTCGCGGGTCACCTCGGCGGTCACCTCGCCCGAGCAGCGCGGCGACGCGACCGCACTGCGCCGGATGCTCGCCGCACACCGTGACGTCCGCGAGCTGGTCGAGATCGGTGCCTACGTCAGCGGCGCCGACGCCGACGCCGACCTGGCCCTGGCCCGGATGCCGCAGATCAACGCGTTCCTCCAGCAGACGATGGACGACAGCACCCCCGTCACCGAGACGTGGCAGCGACTCAACGGCTTGGTGGCCCGATGA
- the fliG gene encoding flagellar motor switch protein FliG: MNLALQSPAGVRKAAILLIQLGRDRASKVMSHLDEADVERISSEIARLESVSGSETEKVLAEFRDMAVARAHISRGGLEFAQQLLEQSLGKERAAEIMERLNAAAVQMPFQFLHRADPTQLRGFIVNEHPQVIALVLAHMTPEKASLLLSGLPSDLQAQVAHRIAVMDQTSPEIVQMVESQLERKFSSMLQPSELSRVGGVDPLVNIINRSDRSTERQIVEGLEAFDSALADEVKSRMFMFEDIVSIEDRSVQQVLRQVETSELALALKGVSDAVRSKITSNLSERAAENLVEEIELLGAVRLTQVEEAQQAIIRTIRQLEEQGQILIRRGNDDDFVE, encoded by the coding sequence GTGAACCTCGCCCTCCAGAGCCCCGCAGGCGTCCGCAAGGCTGCGATCCTGCTGATCCAGCTCGGCCGGGACCGCGCCTCCAAGGTGATGTCCCACCTCGACGAGGCCGACGTCGAGCGGATCTCCAGCGAGATCGCCCGCCTGGAATCGGTCAGTGGCTCGGAGACCGAGAAGGTGCTCGCCGAGTTCCGCGACATGGCCGTCGCCCGCGCGCACATCTCGCGTGGCGGTCTCGAGTTCGCCCAGCAGCTGCTCGAGCAGTCCTTGGGCAAGGAGCGCGCGGCCGAGATCATGGAGCGGCTCAACGCCGCGGCCGTGCAGATGCCGTTCCAGTTCCTGCACCGCGCCGACCCGACCCAGCTGCGCGGCTTCATCGTCAACGAGCACCCGCAGGTGATCGCCCTGGTGCTGGCGCACATGACCCCGGAGAAGGCCTCGTTGCTGCTCTCGGGCCTGCCCTCGGACCTGCAGGCCCAGGTCGCCCACCGGATCGCGGTGATGGACCAGACCTCGCCGGAGATCGTGCAGATGGTCGAGTCCCAGCTGGAGCGGAAGTTCTCCTCGATGCTCCAGCCCAGCGAGCTCTCCAGGGTCGGCGGCGTGGACCCGCTGGTCAACATCATCAACCGGTCCGACCGGTCGACCGAACGCCAGATCGTCGAGGGTCTCGAGGCCTTCGACTCAGCCCTCGCCGACGAGGTGAAGAGCCGGATGTTCATGTTCGAGGACATCGTCAGCATCGAGGACCGCTCGGTGCAGCAGGTGCTGCGCCAGGTCGAGACCAGCGAGCTCGCGCTGGCCCTCAAGGGGGTCTCCGACGCGGTTCGTTCCAAGATCACCAGCAACCTCTCCGAGCGTGCCGCGGAGAACCTGGTCGAGGAGATCGAGCTGCTCGGCGCGGTCCGCCTCACCCAGGTCGAAGAGGCCCAGCAGGCGATCATCCGCACCATCCGCCAGCTCGAGGAACAGGGCCAGATCCTGATCCGCCGTGGGAACGACGATGACTTCGTCGAGTGA
- a CDS encoding FliH/SctL family protein codes for MTSSSEARVLRGPVDVTVLPAPDLRAGEWTRFGSGNARGDAVTENTLAALADSTRDAARAQGYAVGWAEGRRRAEEQARLGAEATAADVAAAEAARQQEHAAALEALHRAAESLQQQASVVCAHIEDQATDLAWALTRQLVGHELRSASGADVVRRVLAVLPSEPMVSVRLSPDEAASVPVGDLSDRGVVITADPTLAAGDAVVECIDRVLDLRISAAMDRVAAVLGQDR; via the coding sequence ATGACTTCGTCGAGTGAGGCGCGGGTCCTGCGCGGACCCGTCGACGTGACCGTGCTGCCGGCCCCGGACCTGCGGGCCGGCGAATGGACGCGCTTCGGCTCGGGCAACGCCCGCGGCGACGCCGTCACCGAGAACACCCTTGCCGCACTGGCCGACAGCACCCGCGACGCCGCTCGCGCGCAGGGTTATGCGGTGGGCTGGGCCGAGGGGCGTCGGCGTGCCGAGGAGCAGGCCCGGCTCGGCGCCGAGGCGACCGCTGCCGACGTCGCGGCCGCGGAAGCAGCCCGGCAGCAGGAGCACGCAGCAGCCCTCGAGGCGCTGCACCGTGCCGCGGAATCCCTGCAGCAGCAGGCATCCGTGGTCTGCGCACACATCGAGGACCAGGCCACCGACCTGGCCTGGGCGCTCACCCGTCAGCTCGTCGGCCACGAGCTGCGCTCCGCCTCCGGCGCCGACGTCGTACGCCGTGTGCTTGCGGTGCTCCCCTCCGAGCCGATGGTCTCGGTGCGGCTCTCCCCCGACGAGGCCGCCTCTGTTCCAGTGGGCGACTTGTCCGACCGTGGCGTCGTGATCACCGCGGACCCCACCCTCGCCGCCGGTGATGCCGTCGTTGAGTGCATCGACCGCGTCCTCGACCTGCGGATCTCCGCCGCGATGGACCGCGTCGCCGCCGTACTGGGGCAGGACCGATGA
- a CDS encoding chemotaxis response regulator protein-glutamate methylesterase — MGAADEDQVIRVLVVDDSALVRRLVTTALTGDPGIEVVGVAVNGLDAIAKTDELLPDVVTLDIEMPELDGLGALRIIRERHPRQAVIMFSTLTERGARQTLEALSLGAADYLTKPSASGGGVSEAVATVREQLVPRIKALAGVRLIAAAVPASRIQAPDVRGQEPVAPGHGIAARSQELAAPSLGIEAVVIGCSTGGPDALARIFADLDSDFPVPIAVVQHMPPIFTRMLAERLNKVSGLEVREAVDGDEWRPGLALLAPGDFHLKLRRGPTRVDVFLDQSEPENFCRPAVDALFRSALSVFGGNVLACVLTGMGQDGLVGAGELACRGATIVVQDEPSSVVWGMPGAVAEAGLAHETVPLDQIARRLVRLST, encoded by the coding sequence GTGGGCGCTGCCGATGAGGACCAGGTGATCAGGGTTCTGGTGGTGGACGATTCAGCACTGGTGCGCCGGTTGGTCACCACGGCGCTCACCGGGGATCCCGGCATCGAGGTGGTCGGCGTCGCCGTCAACGGTCTCGATGCGATCGCCAAGACCGACGAGCTGTTGCCCGACGTCGTGACGCTCGACATCGAGATGCCCGAGCTGGATGGCTTGGGTGCCTTGCGGATCATCCGCGAACGGCATCCACGCCAGGCCGTGATCATGTTCTCGACGTTGACCGAGCGAGGTGCGCGCCAGACTCTCGAGGCGTTGTCGCTGGGAGCCGCCGACTACCTGACCAAGCCGTCGGCGAGCGGTGGCGGGGTGAGTGAGGCAGTGGCGACGGTGCGCGAGCAGCTGGTTCCGAGGATCAAGGCACTTGCCGGAGTACGCCTTATCGCTGCGGCAGTCCCCGCCAGCCGGATCCAGGCGCCGGACGTTCGGGGTCAGGAGCCGGTTGCCCCCGGTCACGGAATCGCTGCTCGCAGCCAGGAGCTGGCCGCGCCCAGCCTGGGCATCGAAGCTGTCGTGATCGGCTGCTCCACCGGCGGTCCGGATGCGCTGGCCAGGATCTTTGCCGACCTTGATTCCGACTTCCCGGTCCCGATCGCGGTGGTGCAGCACATGCCACCGATCTTCACCCGGATGCTGGCCGAACGGTTGAACAAGGTCTCCGGCCTGGAAGTGCGCGAAGCCGTCGACGGCGACGAGTGGCGACCCGGCCTCGCGCTCCTGGCGCCGGGGGACTTCCACCTGAAGCTGCGCCGCGGACCCACGCGCGTCGACGTGTTCCTCGACCAGTCGGAGCCGGAGAACTTCTGCCGCCCGGCGGTCGACGCGCTCTTCCGTTCCGCGCTCTCGGTCTTCGGTGGCAACGTGCTCGCCTGTGTCTTGACCGGGATGGGCCAGGACGGGCTCGTCGGCGCGGGCGAGCTCGCGTGCCGGGGGGCGACCATCGTCGTCCAGGATGAGCCGAGCTCGGTGGTCTGGGGGATGCCGGGCGCAGTGGCCGAGGCAGGCCTGGCCCACGAGACGGTCCCGCTTGATCAGATCGCTCGGCGTCTCGTCCGGCTCAGCACGTGA
- a CDS encoding flagellar basal body rod protein FlgC: protein MGAFDTLRIAGSSLGMHQTWLDTLGHNIANVNTARSTDQDAFQAQMLIARAKDGGGVEVGGVAVSDPEGRMVHDPNHVLADEDGYVRMPEVDLASQMSQLIMAQRGYQASVQVTKNAQETYSSALQIGRG from the coding sequence ATGGGCGCGTTCGACACCCTGCGCATCGCCGGCTCCTCGCTGGGCATGCACCAGACCTGGCTCGACACGCTCGGCCACAACATCGCCAACGTCAACACCGCCCGCTCGACCGACCAGGACGCCTTCCAGGCTCAGATGCTCATCGCACGCGCCAAGGACGGCGGCGGCGTGGAGGTCGGCGGCGTCGCGGTCAGCGACCCCGAGGGCCGGATGGTCCACGACCCGAACCACGTGCTCGCCGACGAGGACGGCTATGTCCGGATGCCCGAGGTCGACCTGGCCAGCCAGATGAGCCAGCTGATCATGGCCCAGCGCGGCTACCAGGCTTCAGTCCAGGTCACCAAGAACGCCCAGGAGACCTATTCCAGCGCGCTCCAGATCGGGCGTGGCTGA
- a CDS encoding transglycosylase SLT domain-containing protein — protein MSVTDVTMRIQQIQTQLTQLNRIGTPSNAAAFAQALSGTAPTTAATAFSSTPPAATGATGSTVGGDQVVEEAKKYLGVPYVWGGTDPAKGLDCSGLVQLVYKNLGHDLPRVSWQQAKAGCAVEGGLANAKPGDILAFGSPVNHVGIYVGDNKMIEAPRPGKNVQITEVYATPTAVRRILPDAPVAGAAGVNPVGGQVPASTPYSSLFNTAGARFGVDPALLAAVAKQESGYDPRAVSSAGAQGLMQLMPATAKGLGVSDSFDPTQAVNGAAKLLSDLLDRFDSTPLALAAYNAGPGAVLRHNGIPPYRETQNYVTSVMGMLRSAR, from the coding sequence ATGAGCGTCACCGATGTCACCATGCGGATCCAACAGATCCAGACCCAGCTGACGCAGCTGAACCGGATCGGCACGCCCAGCAACGCGGCTGCCTTCGCCCAGGCGCTGTCCGGGACCGCACCGACCACCGCCGCCACGGCGTTCTCCTCGACCCCGCCGGCCGCGACAGGTGCGACGGGTTCGACCGTCGGCGGCGACCAGGTCGTCGAGGAGGCGAAGAAGTATCTCGGCGTGCCCTACGTGTGGGGTGGCACCGACCCGGCCAAGGGACTGGACTGCTCGGGCCTGGTCCAGCTGGTCTACAAGAACCTCGGCCACGACCTCCCCCGCGTCTCGTGGCAGCAGGCCAAGGCCGGCTGCGCGGTCGAGGGTGGCCTGGCCAACGCGAAGCCCGGCGACATCCTCGCTTTCGGCTCGCCGGTGAACCACGTGGGGATCTACGTCGGCGACAACAAGATGATCGAGGCCCCGCGGCCGGGCAAGAACGTGCAGATCACCGAGGTCTATGCGACCCCGACCGCGGTCCGCCGGATCCTTCCCGACGCTCCCGTCGCCGGCGCCGCGGGCGTGAACCCGGTCGGTGGGCAGGTGCCGGCCTCCACGCCGTACTCGTCCCTGTTCAACACCGCCGGTGCCCGCTTCGGGGTCGACCCGGCGTTGCTGGCCGCCGTCGCGAAGCAGGAGTCGGGCTATGACCCGCGCGCGGTGAGCAGTGCCGGTGCGCAGGGCCTGATGCAGCTGATGCCGGCCACCGCGAAGGGTCTGGGCGTCAGCGACTCGTTCGACCCGACCCAGGCCGTGAACGGCGCCGCGAAGCTGCTCAGTGACTTGCTCGACCGCTTCGACAGCACGCCGCTCGCACTGGCTGCCTACAACGCCGGGCCCGGCGCGGTCCTGCGGCACAACGGGATCCCGCCCTACCGGGAGACACAGAACTACGTCACTTCGGTGATGGGGATGCTCAGGAGTGCCCGATGA
- a CDS encoding response regulator, with translation MKILIADDSRVMRQIVIRTLRQAGHGGHEIVEAENGADAFSKIAETSPDLVLSDWNMPEMNGIDLLAQLRASGSPVPFGFVTSEGSAEMRQRAESGGALFLIAKPFTPEAFDEALRSTGLV, from the coding sequence GTGAAGATCCTCATCGCCGACGACAGCCGGGTGATGCGGCAGATCGTGATCCGCACCCTGCGCCAGGCCGGCCACGGCGGGCACGAGATCGTCGAGGCCGAGAACGGCGCCGACGCATTCAGCAAGATCGCCGAGACCTCGCCCGACCTCGTCCTGTCGGACTGGAACATGCCAGAGATGAACGGCATCGACCTGCTCGCGCAGCTGCGCGCCTCGGGTTCCCCGGTCCCGTTCGGCTTCGTCACCTCGGAGGGCTCTGCCGAGATGCGCCAACGCGCCGAGTCCGGCGGCGCCCTGTTCCTGATCGCCAAGCCGTTCACGCCCGAGGCCTTCGACGAGGCCCTGCGCAGCACCGGGCTGGTCTGA